The Pongo pygmaeus isolate AG05252 chromosome 20, NHGRI_mPonPyg2-v2.0_pri, whole genome shotgun sequence sequence gcctttttaaaatttccactctTCAGATGAGGAGATGAGCCCAGCCAAGGGgtagcctttttaaaatttctactcttcagatgaggagatggaggctcagggaggtaCCTGGAGTCAACCTACTGTAAAGTGGCAGGTCTGGGATTTGATGCTAGGGCTGCATGATTTCCAGGAGCTGGTGCTTTTCAGGGAGATAAAATGAGTCTTTAGCGAACGTGTTCCATTATTATTACTTATATTGTCAATTACCTCTTCTCCAGGTCCTTGGCTTCTGAGAGTGTCAGCTGATGGGCCAGGTTATAATGAACCCAGAGGTCATGTTTTGGGTATTTGTCCAGACAAACCTAGAATACAGGCTGAGTTCTGTGCTCATGTCAGGAAGCTGGAGTTGGGATGAGCCCAGGAGCCTTGAACGCCCAGTGAAAAGCCAGTGGGAGCAGTTCATTCTCTCCCCACAGATCAATAACGGGAACATTGATGAAATGTTCCGACATTCACCATGGACCAGCCCCTGTGATCAGTGCTTCATAAGCATCCAGTCCTTAGCGTTCCCATGAGACGTATTAttgccccattttgcagatgaggaaactgaggctcaagagaGCTGGTGAGCAGGAGGGGCAGGAATCAGCCCAGGCCCTGTACCTCCCAAACCCTGTACCTCCCAAACCCCAACTCATAACCTTTGAGCAGGACAGGTGCATAGATACCTACAATGTCACaggttttctggttttctttagaCCTCTCAGAGCTCTTCCTTGGCAGGAGGATGGGGACATGAAGATAGGGCGTGTGCTGCCTTCCTGGTTGGAGAAAGGGGAAAAGGGGAATTGCCCAGGCCTCACCCCAGTGCCCTCTCCTATTCCCACAGAGACCGAGCGGCTTCTGACCCCCAACCCCGGGTATGGGACCCAGGCGGGGCCTTCGCCAGCCCCTCCGACACCCCCGGAAGAGGAAGACCTTCGCCGTCGTCTCAAATACTTTTTCATGAGTCCCTGCGACAAGTTTCGAGCCAAGGGCCGCAAGCCCTGCAAGCTGATGCTGCAAGTGGTCAAGATCCTGGTGGTCACAGTGCAGGTGAGGCCAGCCAAGCAGGGGCCCCAGCCGAAGGCCACCTGTGGCTGCTGTGCTCCTTGAAGAAGAGTCTTaaagcagcactttgggaggccgaggccggtggatcacttgaggctgggagttcaagaccagtctggccagcatggtgaaaccccgtctctactaaaaatacaaaaaatattagccctgcatggtggcaggtgcctgtaatcccagctacttgggaggccgaggcaggagaatcgcttgaactgggaggcagaggttgccgtgagctgaaatcatgccactgcactccagcctgggcaacagagcaagactctgtctcaaaaaaaaaaaaaaaaagaagccgaCTCTGAGGCTCTGAggctctgaggctcagagaggttaagagacctgcccaaagtcacacagcaccAGAACATtgggagctgggatttgaacccaggcagtctgacacCATGTTGACCCAATGGCTGCACAGATAGTTCTCCCTCCCCCATGCCAGACCTTATGCTCGGCTCTGGGAACCCCATGATGAATCAGACCCAACCACTGCCCTAAGTACTTGCTTCACATCTTGGGCTGACTTTAGCATGTCACTATGCCTCTAATTTTCCCTCAGAAAAGGAACccaattggccaggcatggtggctcatgcctgtaatgccggcactttgggaggctgaggtgggtggatcatttgaggccaggagtttgagaccagcctggccaacattgcaaaaccccatctctaccaaaaatacaaaaattagctgggtgtggtggcaggtgcctgtaactcagctactcaggaggctgagacaggagaattgcttgaatctgggaggtggaggttgcagtgagctgagatcataccatggcactccagcttgggcaacagagtgagactctgtctcaaaaaaaaaagaaaagaaaagggaccCAGTCATGGTACTTAACCCTGAAAGTTTGAGTTTAACACAGAATCCAACATCCAGTAAACATTTAATGAACATTAGTCCCTGCAGTGAGATACACGAGTGCCCACCCTGTGTTGTACGGGGGAGGATACCGTGGTGGGCGTGGCATGGAGCTTATGCCAGGAGGTGGGGTGAAATTAATCAAAGCAAAGAAATGCATAAGTGAAATCCGTGTTTGTGGCCCAAGTTAGCAcggccctgccccaccccagtgGACATCTGCAGGGCCCTCCCTGTCCTCTTCCAGGGCCTGTGCACCGAGGGAGATACGCCCCAACCCCCATCCTAGCCATGCCAACCTCCACTACCCTCTCCCCAGCTCATCCTGTTTGGGCTCAGTAATCAGCTGGCTGTGACATTCCGGGAAGAGAACACCATCGCCTTCCGACACCTCTTCCTGCTGGGCTACTCGGACGGGGCGGATGACACCTTCGCAGCCTACACGCGGGAGCAGCTGTACCAGGCCATCTTCCATGCTGTGGACCAGGTGCTGGTGGGCAGGCAGGTGCAGGTGGGCGGGCAGGTGCAGGTGGGCGGGCAGGTGCAGGTGGGCGGGCAGGTGCTGGTGGGTGGGCTGCAGAGAGCGGGCCAGACTCACAGGCCCTCCCCTTCTCTGCCCACAGTACCTGGCGTTGCCTGACGTGTCACTGGGCCGGTATGCGTATGTCCGTGGCGGGGGTGACCCTTGGACCAATGGCTCAGGGCTTGCTCTCTGCCAGCAGTACTACCACCGAGGCCATGTGGACCCAGCCAACGACACATTTGACATTGATCCGATGGTGGTTACTGGTGAGTGGGCAGGACGAGGCTTCGCTGTTTggagcctgagctgctgggatTAAAATCAACAGCtgtggctgggcgaggtggctcacgcctataataccagcactttgggaggctgaggagggaggattgcttgaggccagaagtttgagaccagcctgggccacgtaggaagaccttgtctctacgcacaaaaaaattggctgggcgtggtggcgtgcccctgtggtcccagctactcaggaggctgaggcaggaggatcgcttgagtccaggaggttgaggctgcagtaagctataaccatgccactgcactccaccctgggtgacagagtgagaccctgtctcaaaaagaaaaaaagcaagaaaaaaaaacaagtgtgCTTAGTGTGAGTGTGACTGTTGCCACGTAGAAAGCACCAGGtgttatattttaatatggtTCATTCAGTAAAACATCCGCAGGCCCAGAGAGTGCCAGGCCTGTAGGAATGACCCAACCCTGGGGAAGCACAGGGAAGAAGGCCACTGGGGACTCtggggagaccagcctggcctcccCGGCCCCCTGAGGCCCTTCCCTGACTCCCTGTCCTCAGACTGCATCCAGGTGGATCCCCCTGAGCGGCCCCCTCCGCCCCCCAGCGACGATCTCACCCTCTTGGAAAGCAGCGCCAGTTACAAGAACCTCACGCTCAAATTCCACAAGTACTGCCTGCTCACTCAAGGGGGGCCCAGGGTGGGGGAGGCAGCACACTAGGCACTCTCACCCCAGCAACTACTTCCCTAAGGTGGGGACAGGGCCCCCCCACCCGTGCTGGTGCCTGCTGGCTGAGCACTTCCCCTGCCAGCTGCAGAGTCAGCACATGGCAGGGGACGCTGGCACTTGGGGCCGGAAGGGACCCGAAGACACCCCTGACCCTCACCCGAGCCTCCTGCCTAGGCTGGTCAATGTCACCATCCACTTCCGGCTGAAGACCATTAACCTCCAGAGCCTCATCAATAATGAGATCCCGGACTGCTATACCTTCAGCGTCCTGGTGAGGCCCCCCGGGAACCCACAGGGCTCCTGAGTTCCAGGGCAGGGACCTGGTCAGGGAGTGTCTTGGGAGCACTGACCAAGGGCAAGCGTGCGGGTAATGAGGGAGGGAGCCCGGGGTCTGTCAGGCCACCTGTCATGTGGACCTTGGGGCTTGGGGCTGCCAAGGTTTACTCTGCCCCCAACTGGCCCCCACAGATCACGTTTGACAACAAAGCACACAGTGGGCGGATCCCCATCAGCCTGGAGACCCAGGCCCACATCCAGGAGTGTAAGCACCCCAGTGTCTTCCGGCACGGTGAGCCCCTGAGCCCCAGACCAGCGCTGACCAGGGGCCCTGGCCTGTCCTGGGATTCCCCAAGCCCCAGATCAGCGCTGCCTGGGGGCCGTGACCTCCCCAGGAATCCGCTGAGCCTCAGATCAGCACAGACCAGAGACCCTGTCCTGTGCTGAGATCCCCCAAGCCCCAGACCAGCACTGACCAGGGTTCTTGACTCACCCCAAGCAAGCCCTGAGCCCACCGACCAACCAAAACCAACCGTGTAGCCCCCTAGGTCTCCAGCCTGGCCTGGCACCAACGCTAGCCTCCCAAGGCTCCATGCCATCCTTGGCCTTACCCACTCTGCCCTCCCCTCAGGAGACAACAGCTTCCGGCTCCTGTTTGACGTGGTGGTCATCCTCACCTGCTCCCTGTCCTTCCTTCTCTGCGCCCGCTCGCTCCTTCGAGGCTTCCTGCTGCAGAACGTGAGGCTTCTGCGTTGTGTGTGCCGGTGTGCTCCCTGCCTGGCCCTAGGGCGATAAAAGCCAGGGCTTTGAGGGTCCTGTTCCTGGTCAGGCCCTCACCCCGCCTGCCTTCTGCAGGAGTTTGTGGGGTTCATGTGGCGGCAGCGGGGACGGGCCATTAGCCTGTGGGAGCGGCTGGAATTTGTCAATGGCTGGTACATCCTGCTCGTCACCAGCGATGTGCTCACCATCTCAGGCACCATCATGAAGATTGGCATCGAGGCCAAGGTGCGTCCTGCCCACACCCTGGGCCCCAGGTCCCATTCCTGCTGTCAGTGCCTATCTGGGGCCATATCCTCCCCAAGGACCCCCAAAGGAAGGGCTGGGCCAGATAGGTTGACGCAGCTCCCACCCACAGAACTTGGCGAGCTACGACGTCTGCAGCATCCTCCTGGGCACCTCGACGCTGCTGGTGTGGGTGGGCGTGATCCGCTACCTGACCTTCTTCCACAACTACAATGTGAGTTTTGCGCACGCGGCTGGGCCTTCCGCATGGTTACCCCACACCCTCCAAATAAATTCCTACACATGCAGCACTCACCAGCCCCGGCCAATGGCCCCTCGcaagcctcctcctcctgcctgccCACACCAGATGTATCTGTCACTGCACCTGCGCGGGGCCCCTGGAGCCTGCTCCTTTGTGCCCACCCAGCTGAGTCCAGCCGTGCGTTGCCCTCGGACCCCCTCAGACACAGCCACGCCCCCTCTAGGCACCCACTGGCTCCCATGGCcacacccctcccacccccatctgGGTGCCCACAGCTGACCTGAGTTGTGGCCACACCCTCAACGAGGCTCCCTCTGCCCCAACCCAGATCCTCATCGCCACACTGCGGGTGGCTCTGCCCAGCGTCATGCGCTTCTGCTGCTGCGTGGCCGTCATCTACCTGGGCTACTGCTTCTGTGGCTGGATCGTGCTGGGGCCTTATCATGTGAAGGTACATCTAACCCCTGATGTCCTTGACATTGACCCCGTGACCTTGTCATTGACACTGTGACCCCCCAGATGACCCCTTGGTGACTGCTGGGAGTCTGTCCACTGTCCCCTGTGGTCCCTGGTGACCCTGACACTGACCCTGTGACCCTGTGTCATTATTGTCAGAGTTTCTGATGACCCTAATTTCGACCTGGATTACTCCCCTCCTCCTTTATCTACCCAGACCCTAGGTCGGCCCTGTGACCCTGTCATTGACCCTTGGTCCCGGCCATTCATGTGGGACCCCAGCCTGGGTCCCAGCCATTCATGTGGGACCCCAGCCTGGGACCCGGCCATTCACGTGGGACCCCAGCCCGGGACCCGGCCATTCACATGGGACCCCAGCCTGGGACCCGGCCATTCCTGTGGGACCCCAGCCCCCAGCTCCTGGCCATTTACATGGGACCCCAGCCCAGGACCCGGCCATTCACATGGGACCCCAGCCTGGGTCCCGGCCATTCACATTGGACCCCAGCCCGGGACCCGGCCATTCCTGTGGGACCCCAGCCCCCAGCTCCTGGCCATTTACATGGGACCCCAGCCTGACCCCAGCCCCCGGTTCCTGGCCATGCCTTGGCTCCCTCTGACCCCGCCGCCCCTCTGGCAGTTCCGCTCGCTCTCCATGGTGTCTGAGTGCCTGTTCTCGCTCATCAACGGGGACGACATGTTTGTGACGTTCGCCGCCATGCAGGCGCAGCAGGGCCGCAGCAGCCTGGTGTGGCTCTTCTCCCAGCTCTACCTGTACTCCTTCATCAGCCTCTTCATCTACATGGTGCTCAGCCTCTTCATCGCGCTCATCACCGGCGCCTACGACACCATCAAGGTCAGCCGCACGCGCCCAGCCCCGAGCTCGGGCTCTGGGTGCCCTGGAGTCTGCCATGAGGGGGTCTTGGGGACACCGCAGGGTGAACAGAGAAGACCCCAGGAGAGAATATGGGAGACTCTATGAAACCAAAAAGAGGGTGGTTCGGAATTGGGGGGCGCGGGGGGATGTCAAGGTGGGTTTGGGCCAGGAGGGGGCCTGAGTTGGCCTTTACCAACAGGGCAACCGAGTCAtagagtttatttatttgtttatttgagacggagtctcgctgtcacccagggtggagtgcagtggtgcaatcttgactcactgcaaccttcacctccagggttcaagcaattctgtctcagcctcctgagtagctgggactacaggcacatgccactacgtccagctaatttttgtatttttagtagagatggcatttcaccgtattggtcgggctggtctcaaactcctgacctcaggtgatcctactgccttggcctcccaaagtgctgagattacaggcgtgagtcactacgcccagcctattttattttattattaatgtattattctttattttattagagacaagggtctcactatgttacccaggctggtttcaaactcctgaggtcaagtgatcctcccactttggcctcccaaagtgctgggattacaggcataagccaccacacccagcctattttttttttttttttgaaatggaatcttactctgtggcccaggctggagtgcaatggcatgatctcggctcactgcaacctccgccttctgagttcaagcgactcttgtgcctcagcctcctgagtagctgggattacttgcgcgtgccaccacacctgactaatttttgtatttttactagagatggggtttcaccactttggccaggctggtctcgaactcctgacctcaggtgatccacccgccttggcctcccaaggtgctgggattacaggcatgagccactgaacccagctaAGTCATACAGTTTCAATGACCTTGTCATTGACCCTGGGACGTTGCCATTAACACAGTGACCCTCAGCTGGCCCCATTCCTACGGCGGACCCCTAAAAACCCCACCCTGACCCCAGCCCCCAGCGATGACCCCGACTCCCTCTGACCCTGCCCAAAGttagcttctttatttttttttgagacggagtctcgctctgtcacccaggctggagtgcagtggtgcaatctctgctcactgcaacctctgcctcctgggttcaaacgattctcttgcctcagtagGCAAGCGATTCTctcttgcctcctgagtagctgggattataggcacacaccaccatgcctggctaatttttgtatttttagtagagatggggtttcaccatgttagccaggctggtctcaaactcctgaccttgtgatccacccgcctcggcctcccaaaatgctgggattacaggtgtgagccactgtgcccacccaggTTAGCTTCTGAGCAGTAAAACTGGGCTCAACCCAGGgctgtctgatttcagaagccatGCTCCTAACCCCTCTGTCCTCTGTTTAGTAGGGTGGCTGGGAACAGTGGTTTCCCTGCAAGCTGCAAGGGTCAGGGGACAGAGCAGGATGCGGAAGTGGCAGGTAGATAGGATTCTTTCAGCAGACATATCCAAGGGCCAAGATCTGTGCTGGGTTCTGGGCATGGAGGAAAATCCGGTGTGCATGATCTGTCTTAAGGCCTGTGGGCAAGGATGGCACAGGAACAGATATCCCATGACCAATGACCTACTTGTAACAGGTATGAAGGAAGAGTGGAAGGTTACAGAGGGACCCCGCTTTAGATTGGTATGAGAGTAGGTCCAGGAGAGCTTCTAGAATGTTCTATCCATCACTAGTCTCTAGCCCCATGCAgctatttaaattttgattttaattccggctgggcacggtgactcacgcctgtaatcccagccctttgggaggccgaggggggtggatcacctgaggttaggagttcaagaccagcctggccaacatggcaaaaccccatctctagtaaaaatacaaaaaattagccggacgcggtggcacgcacctgtaatcccagctactccggagactgaggcagtagaattgcttgaacctgggacgtagaggttgcagtgagctgagatcaagccactgcactccaacctgggtgacagagcgagactctgcttcaaaaacaaaacaaaacaaaacaattttttaaaaattttaattcaaatgaAGTACAATTTTAAGTTCAGCCCCTGACTTGCACTATCCTGTATCCAGTGCTCAAAAGCCAGTGTGGCTggtggctgccatattggacagcatAGATATTGAATACTTCCATTGTCTCTAAACCGAAGAGATGGGAGCCCAAGGGCAGTGCACCGAGGGGAAGGAATAGCTAAAGCAAAGGTCTAGTAGCCTGAAAAAACTTGGAGAAAAGATGGCCCCTCCATGAGGCTGAGTGAGAGGAAGGAAGCCTTGGCTGGGATCCTGCCACATCCAGTGTCACCGGCAGATGGGTACACCCCCTTTTCCCCATGCATGGATTCAGCTGTCCCACAGACACATTCACTCAGGCCCTTGGAACTACTTCCTGTCTTGCCTTAGCACGTAGACATCACACACATGCATCCACTCTGGTGGGCAAACTCAGGCCCTGCTCCCACTGCTGTGCTCAGCGTGCACCCAGCTCACTCAATAGATGGTTTCTGAGCACCGAGGTCGTGTCAGCCCTGGCTCTAGGTCTCTAGGTGCTGGGCCCACAGCAGAGggcaaagacacagactggcaaagaCACAGCTTGTATCCACATTGAGGGGTCAGTGAAGGTCTCTCTGTGCAAGCAAACTATGGAACAACGGGTGGAGCAggcacagcaagtgcaaaggcccggAGGTGGGAAGCGATGCAGATATGGCTGGAGGGGAGGGCTGACTTCAAGGGCCTTGGAGGTTGGGAGCCACTTTCAGGCTGAGCCTCCCGGCTTCTCTCCCCAGCATCCCGGCAGCGCAGGCGCAGAGGAGAGCGAGCTGCAGGCCTATATCGCACAGTGCCAGGACAGCCCCACCTCCGGCAAGTTCCGCCGCGGGAGCGGCTCGGCCTGCAGCCTTCTCTGCTGCTGCGGAAGGTTCGAGTCCCGGGTCTGGCCCATTCAGATTGGGGGTTAGGGACTGGAGAAAGGGGAGCGAGCCAGAGAAAACTGACGCCCCtcttccctgcttccctcctccagGGACCCCTCGGAGGAGCATTCGCTGCTGGTGAATTGATTCGACCTGATTGCCATTGGACCTTAGGCCCTGGACTGCGGAGAACCCCGCCCCCTACCccgcttatttatttttagggtttGCTTTTAATGATCTGCTCCCTGTCGCGCCCGAGGAGGGCCTGGACCTTTCGTGTTGGACCCTTGGGGGCGGGGAGACAGGGTGGGGAGGGTGTtgaataaaagggaaaataaatgtgTCGTTTTCATTTTTAGCGGGAGGAGCAGTCCTTTCGTTAAGTGGTGTGAGGCCCTTTAAGGCGCGGCCACACTCAGCATGGCGGCCTCAGTCTGCCTTCCAAGCATggcgcggggggcgggggggtgggaGGGGCGGGAGGGACTGCGGTGCGACTAGGAGTGAATAATTTAAAGGGGCCGCGCCTGCGGAGCCGGGCGGAACGCTAGCGGTGTTGGCGCGGAGTGGACTCCGGCTGCGGCCCCTGGGTGAGTCTGGGTTTCCGTTGGCCTCGCAGGGGTGTCCCTTCGAGGGTCATTAGCGAGCCTCCGCTTTCCCACGATCTGTTCTCCGATTCCTATTAACTCTAGACTTTCTGATGTTCCCATACCCCCACGACTCGGCAGGTGTTTCCACACCGGTAGGCAGCTGTGCCCTGAGGTGGAAGAGAACCGGCCACCCAGGAATTTTCCAAGTAACGACTCGCAGTCTCCGGGATTCCTATCTCCCGGCCCCCGAATTTCCATTAATACTCTAGCGGTGTCAGAAACATCCTCCGCTTCCCAGAAAAATCCCAGTAATATTCCAGCATCTCTC is a genomic window containing:
- the MCOLN1 gene encoding mucolipin-1 — its product is MTAPAGPRGSETERLLTPNPGYGTQAGPSPAPPTPPEEEDLRRRLKYFFMSPCDKFRAKGRKPCKLMLQVVKILVVTVQLILFGLSNQLAVTFREENTIAFRHLFLLGYSDGADDTFAAYTREQLYQAIFHAVDQYLALPDVSLGRYAYVRGGGDPWTNGSGLALCQQYYHRGHVDPANDTFDIDPMVVTDCIQVDPPERPPPPPSDDLTLLESSASYKNLTLKFHKLVNVTIHFRLKTINLQSLINNEIPDCYTFSVLITFDNKAHSGRIPISLETQAHIQECKHPSVFRHGDNSFRLLFDVVVILTCSLSFLLCARSLLRGFLLQNEFVGFMWRQRGRAISLWERLEFVNGWYILLVTSDVLTISGTIMKIGIEAKNLASYDVCSILLGTSTLLVWVGVIRYLTFFHNYNILIATLRVALPSVMRFCCCVAVIYLGYCFCGWIVLGPYHVKFRSLSMVSECLFSLINGDDMFVTFAAMQAQQGRSSLVWLFSQLYLYSFISLFIYMVLSLFIALITGAYDTIKHPGSAGAEESELQAYIAQCQDSPTSGKFRRGSGSACSLLCCCGRDPSEEHSLLVN